A single window of Nocardioides kongjuensis DNA harbors:
- a CDS encoding DEAD/DEAH box helicase gives MSDLPSDAADQPATFADLGLGDRILKALKDIGYESPSAIQAETIPHLLEGRDVMGLAQTGTGKTAAFALPILDQLDLSQKTPQALVLAPTRELALQVCEAFEKYAANLRGVHVLPVYGGQGYGVQLSALRRGVHIVVGTPGRIMDHLEKGTLDLTELRFLVLDEADEMLNMGFAEDVETILADTPSDKQVALFSATMPKQIKSLSAKYLNNPVEVAIERKTRTAENIKQRYLMVSYPQKVDALTRILEVENFEGAIVFVRTKNETETLAEKLRARGYSAAAINGDIVQAQRERTVNQLKDGKLDILVATDVAARGIDVPRISHVFNYDIPTDTEAYVHRIGRTGRAGRSGDAVSFITPRERYLLKHIEKATRSTLEQMQLPNVDAINESRLSRFDDRITAALESPQIDFFRDVVGHYIREHDVPEADVAAALAIALQGDTPLLLEEEPEPERRPRREHDDRDRGERGERRGGDRDRGERGGRDRAPRSGGNFQAYKIQVGKRHRVEPRQIVGALANEGGLDRRDFGKITIRPDYSIVELPAQLTEDQWERLKSTRISGKLIELAKDYGPPNRSRKPRD, from the coding sequence GTGAGTGACCTTCCCAGTGACGCCGCGGACCAGCCCGCCACCTTCGCCGACCTCGGTCTCGGTGACCGCATCCTGAAGGCTCTCAAGGACATCGGCTACGAGTCGCCGTCCGCGATCCAGGCCGAGACCATCCCGCACCTGCTCGAGGGTCGCGACGTGATGGGCCTGGCGCAGACCGGCACCGGCAAGACCGCCGCGTTCGCGCTGCCGATCCTCGACCAGCTCGACCTGTCGCAGAAGACCCCCCAGGCGCTGGTCCTCGCGCCGACCCGTGAGCTCGCGCTCCAGGTCTGCGAGGCGTTCGAGAAGTACGCCGCCAACCTGCGCGGCGTCCACGTGCTGCCGGTCTACGGCGGCCAGGGGTACGGCGTCCAGCTGTCCGCGCTGCGCCGGGGCGTCCACATCGTCGTCGGCACGCCGGGCCGGATCATGGACCACCTCGAGAAGGGCACCCTCGACCTCACCGAGCTGCGCTTCCTCGTCCTCGACGAGGCCGACGAGATGCTCAACATGGGCTTCGCCGAGGACGTCGAGACGATCCTCGCCGACACCCCGTCCGACAAGCAGGTCGCGCTGTTCTCCGCGACCATGCCCAAGCAGATCAAGTCGCTGTCGGCGAAGTACCTGAACAACCCGGTCGAGGTCGCCATCGAGCGCAAGACCCGTACCGCCGAGAACATCAAGCAGCGCTACCTGATGGTCAGCTACCCGCAGAAGGTCGACGCGCTGACCCGGATCCTCGAGGTCGAGAACTTCGAGGGCGCGATCGTCTTCGTGCGCACCAAGAACGAGACCGAGACGCTGGCCGAGAAGCTGCGTGCCCGGGGCTACAGCGCCGCCGCCATCAACGGCGACATCGTGCAGGCCCAGCGCGAGCGCACCGTCAACCAGCTCAAGGACGGCAAGCTCGACATCCTGGTCGCCACCGACGTCGCGGCCCGCGGCATCGACGTGCCCCGGATCAGCCACGTCTTCAACTACGACATCCCCACCGACACCGAGGCCTACGTGCACCGGATCGGCCGCACCGGCCGGGCCGGCCGCAGCGGTGACGCGGTCTCCTTCATCACCCCGCGCGAGCGCTACCTGCTCAAGCACATCGAGAAGGCCACCCGCTCCACGCTGGAGCAGATGCAGCTGCCGAACGTCGACGCGATCAACGAGTCGCGCCTGAGCCGCTTCGACGACCGGATCACCGCAGCCCTCGAGTCGCCGCAGATCGACTTCTTCCGTGACGTGGTCGGCCACTACATCCGCGAGCACGACGTGCCCGAGGCCGACGTCGCCGCGGCGCTGGCCATCGCGCTGCAGGGGGACACCCCGCTGCTGCTCGAGGAGGAGCCGGAGCCGGAGCGCCGTCCGCGTCGCGAGCACGACGACCGCGACCGCGGTGAGCGCGGCGAGCGCCGTGGTGGCGACCGCGACCGCGGCGAGCGCGGCGGCCGCGACCGTGCTCCCCGCTCGGGTGGCAACTTCCAGGCCTACAAGATCCAGGTCGGCAAGCGGCACCGCGTCGAGCCGCGCCAGATCGTCGGCGCGCTCGCCAACGAGGGCGGCCTCGACCGGCGCGACTTCGGCAAGATCACGATCCGCCCCGACTACTCGATCGTCGAGCTGCCCGCTCAGCTGACCGAGGACCAGTGGGAGCGGCTCAAGAGCACCCGGATCAGCGGCAAGCTGATCGAGCTGGCCAAGGACTACGGCCCGCCGAATCGGT